A part of Chloracidobacterium sp. genomic DNA contains:
- the purD gene encoding phosphoribosylamine--glycine ligase, whose product MKVLVLGGGGRESAMVWKILQSARVEQVYCVPGNAGIARMATCLDLDLKKPDKLAAVAKELGVNLTVCGPEQPLVMGVADAFTRLGLRFVGPSRAAAALEGSKVFAKEFMSRHHIPTATFAVCETVEEAEDIFDSNLLDGFPVVVKADGLAGGKGVFIAGDREQALAVIHDLLVERKLGEAGRRIVLEECLTGVETSFLVLTDGKTMTPLAPARDYKRLGDGDVGPNTGGMGAYSSPDLLDPGLQRKILRQIVQPTLTGLQSEGMTFKGVLYVGLMLTEQGPKVLEYNARLGDPEAQVILPRLKTSFVDVLSAIADGTLDTLELKWSDEAAVCVVLASEGYPETSATGHVISGVEKAELHPGVLLFHAGTKRDEAGQLVTNGGRVLGVTALGDTLAQARQRAYAAAAEITFQGKQYRTDIAAPQPAA is encoded by the coding sequence ATGAAAGTTCTTGTCTTAGGCGGTGGCGGACGCGAATCCGCTATGGTCTGGAAAATCCTTCAATCAGCGCGCGTGGAGCAGGTCTATTGCGTTCCGGGGAACGCCGGCATCGCGCGGATGGCGACCTGCCTTGATCTGGATTTGAAAAAACCCGACAAGCTGGCGGCGGTCGCCAAAGAGCTTGGCGTGAACCTGACGGTGTGCGGCCCCGAACAGCCGTTGGTCATGGGTGTAGCCGACGCCTTCACGCGGTTGGGGTTGCGTTTTGTCGGGCCGTCGCGGGCAGCTGCGGCGCTGGAAGGCAGCAAGGTCTTTGCTAAGGAGTTCATGTCACGTCATCACATTCCGACGGCGACCTTCGCCGTGTGCGAAACGGTGGAAGAGGCGGAGGACATTTTTGACTCCAACCTGCTCGACGGTTTTCCAGTGGTGGTCAAAGCCGACGGCTTGGCAGGCGGCAAGGGCGTGTTTATTGCCGGAGACCGGGAACAGGCGCTGGCGGTCATTCACGACCTGCTAGTGGAACGCAAACTAGGTGAAGCCGGACGGCGCATTGTCTTAGAAGAATGCCTGACGGGTGTGGAAACCTCGTTTCTGGTGCTCACGGATGGCAAGACCATGACGCCGCTAGCGCCAGCGCGCGATTACAAGCGTTTAGGCGACGGCGACGTAGGGCCAAACACCGGTGGGATGGGCGCGTATTCCAGCCCAGATTTACTGGACCCCGGCCTGCAACGAAAAATTTTGCGCCAGATCGTCCAGCCGACGCTGACGGGGCTACAGTCGGAGGGAATGACCTTCAAAGGGGTACTTTACGTTGGGTTGATGCTGACCGAACAGGGGCCGAAGGTCTTGGAATACAACGCTCGGCTGGGTGATCCCGAGGCGCAGGTCATTCTCCCGCGTCTGAAAACATCCTTTGTGGATGTCCTGTCGGCGATCGCCGATGGGACACTCGACACGTTGGAACTCAAGTGGTCGGATGAGGCGGCGGTTTGCGTCGTATTGGCTTCAGAAGGCTATCCCGAAACCAGTGCAACTGGGCACGTCATCTCCGGCGTCGAAAAGGCCGAACTGCACCCTGGCGTTTTGCTCTTTCACGCCGGAACAAAGCGCGACGAGGCCGGACAACTGGTAACAAACGGCGGGCGCGTTCTTGGCGTTACAGCATTGGGGGACACGCTGGCGCAGGCGCGGCAGCGCGCCTACGCGGCGGCGGCGGAGATTACTTTTCAAGGGAAGCAGTACCGTACGGACATCGCCGCCCCACAGCCGGCGGCTTGA
- a CDS encoding alpha/beta fold hydrolase, whose translation MPPTENQTPQPSWKRWLRRVGIAAIGVAAGYILASAAIAIPLSTLLVSPRPKRRRHLESMRLRDYLWAKRISYRETQFTSYDGTKLTGWFLDRGWWRPTVVGLHGVTGNRTSLIRFGVILYTAGFNVFLYDGRAHGHSGGRFVTYGYHEVRDVSAALDHISKKFRLRDQRFGLVGISMGAAIALLTAARDPRVAAVWAESPFSSLQKISREYIADLLPVPATALAPTTWLAELIANYRGNFSVADVNPLAVAAKITCPVQLVHGLADDFVRPHHSQAIFEALVNAKEKDLWLIERATHARCYRAAIREHHIRLPEFFRRHLGR comes from the coding sequence ATGCCGCCGACCGAAAACCAAACCCCACAACCTAGCTGGAAACGCTGGCTGCGCCGTGTCGGCATAGCGGCTATCGGCGTCGCCGCCGGCTACATTCTCGCCTCCGCCGCCATCGCCATCCCGCTTTCGACGCTTTTGGTTTCACCGCGGCCCAAACGCCGCCGTCATCTAGAGAGCATGCGTTTGCGGGACTACCTCTGGGCGAAGCGGATTTCGTACCGTGAGACGCAGTTTACTTCCTACGACGGGACAAAACTCACCGGCTGGTTTCTGGATCGCGGCTGGTGGCGACCGACCGTCGTCGGCCTGCACGGTGTTACCGGTAACCGGACAAGCCTGATTCGGTTCGGTGTCATCCTCTACACGGCTGGCTTTAATGTGTTTCTGTATGATGGACGGGCCCACGGGCACAGCGGCGGACGGTTTGTGACCTACGGCTACCACGAGGTACGGGATGTCAGCGCAGCGCTTGACCATATCTCGAAGAAGTTTCGCCTGCGCGATCAACGGTTCGGACTGGTGGGCATTTCAATGGGCGCGGCGATTGCCCTGCTAACGGCCGCCCGCGACCCGCGCGTTGCAGCGGTCTGGGCGGAAAGTCCGTTTTCTTCGTTGCAAAAGATCTCACGCGAGTACATCGCCGATTTGTTGCCCGTTCCCGCAACGGCGCTAGCGCCGACGACTTGGTTGGCGGAACTCATCGCCAACTATCGCGGCAATTTTTCAGTCGCTGATGTCAACCCGCTGGCCGTCGCCGCTAAAATCACCTGTCCGGTACAGCTTGTCCATGGCTTGGCCGACGACTTTGTACGCCCACACCACTCCCAGGCGATCTTTGAGGCGCTAGTCAATGCCAAGGAAAAGGACCTTTGGCTGATCGAGCGTGCGACGCACGCGCGATGCTACCGCGCCGCAATTCGGGAGCACCACATCCGCCTACCGGAATTTTTCCGCCGTCACCTTGGACGATAA
- a CDS encoding type II secretion system F family protein — protein MPEFTCRLGTPSGDVVTRIVEAEGVDELRRRLQSEGFRVFAIERSMRHALRQSVFGGVKVNPQAFLLYNQQLATLLRAGLPLLQVLNILIRRQPPGAFRTVLEDVERRITRGGSLSEAYAEHPDVFPRLLTASVLAGERSGELDTVLARYVNHAKATAEIRRKLIKTLTYPVILIIASIALVLLLTTYVIPRFATLYESSNSELPLVTVYVVAASKTVENNIAWLGPTLAAAMVGFFVWRRTPRGREILDGLLLKLPVVGDIIRQSTTARFCRSAATLLNGGLPLLESLDIAAEVIGNRRIARTMPDVVRGIQEGQTLVETLERAGWMPALATDMIGVGEKSGSLATMMDEVAQFYEAELDVKIASLTALIEPIVLGFMGTIVLIVVMALYLPILSFVTESAARH, from the coding sequence ATGCCTGAGTTTACCTGCCGATTAGGGACGCCCAGCGGCGATGTTGTGACACGCATTGTCGAAGCGGAGGGCGTTGACGAGTTGCGCCGACGCCTGCAAAGCGAGGGCTTTCGCGTCTTCGCCATCGAACGCTCGATGCGCCACGCTCTACGGCAATCCGTGTTCGGCGGCGTCAAGGTCAACCCGCAGGCGTTTCTTCTTTACAATCAGCAGTTGGCGACCCTCCTGCGCGCTGGACTACCGCTGCTGCAAGTGCTGAACATCCTCATCCGCCGTCAGCCGCCGGGCGCATTCCGAACCGTTTTGGAAGATGTGGAACGGCGCATCACGCGCGGCGGCTCGCTCTCAGAGGCGTACGCCGAACACCCCGACGTGTTTCCCCGGCTGCTGACGGCGTCGGTGCTGGCCGGTGAACGCTCCGGCGAGTTGGACACTGTCTTGGCGCGCTACGTCAATCACGCTAAGGCGACCGCCGAAATTCGGCGCAAACTCATCAAAACACTGACATATCCGGTCATCCTCATCATCGCGTCCATCGCCCTTGTCCTCCTGCTCACCACCTATGTCATCCCCAGATTCGCCACCCTGTACGAATCGTCCAACAGTGAACTACCGTTGGTGACGGTGTACGTCGTCGCGGCGTCGAAGACGGTCGAAAACAACATTGCGTGGCTGGGGCCGACATTGGCGGCTGCAATGGTCGGCTTCTTTGTCTGGCGACGTACGCCGCGCGGACGTGAGATTCTGGACGGCTTGCTGCTCAAGTTGCCGGTCGTCGGCGACATCATCCGGCAATCCACGACGGCGCGGTTTTGCCGCAGCGCGGCGACCTTGCTCAACGGTGGGCTGCCCTTGCTGGAATCGCTTGACATCGCCGCCGAAGTCATCGGCAACCGGCGCATCGCCCGAACGATGCCGGACGTGGTGCGCGGCATTCAGGAAGGCCAAACCCTTGTGGAAACGCTCGAACGCGCTGGTTGGATGCCAGCCCTGGCGACTGACATGATCGGCGTCGGCGAGAAATCTGGGTCATTGGCGACGATGATGGACGAAGTGGCGCAGTTTTATGAAGCCGAATTAGATGTGAAAATCGCCTCACTCACGGCACTGATTGAGCCGATCGTGCTGGGCTTTATGGGGACGATCGTGCTGATTGTGGTTATGGCGCTTTACTTGCCAATTCTGAGCTTTGTGACGGAAAGCGCCGCACGACACTGA
- a CDS encoding GspE/PulE family protein — translation MLPSAEETDHELAAARELARRYRLEFVDLTTAALDYELIHSHPVDLMTRFKFIPLRRENGRLFVAMADPTNLDALDELSAQLKVRIKPAVATRSAIENALRRGDSAQRVLQDTTESFRIKLVKETEQGEQDLDLDRLTDETAPVIKLVDTIILTALERRVSDIHIEAYESEVHVKYRIDGALYPAMPPIDASYHQMLISRIKVMSELDIAERRTPQDGRFRVRVKGRTIDFRVSIIPAAFGENCVIRILDKEQINEAFRELTLNVVGFDPNDLARFRRFISEPYGMVLVTGPTGSGKTTTLYAALNEIANPEDKIITIEDPVEYQLRGIMQIPVNEKKGLTFARGLRAILRHDPDKIMVGEIRDTETAQIAINAALTGHLVFTTVHANNVIDVIGRFVNMGVEVYNFVSSLNCVLAQRLIRQLCPRCKRRYQPTDRELEDAGLNPSKFRDQVFYEAVGCPECNGTGYRGRTAIHEMLGVTDRIRELILDRRPGSEIRRAAREEGLGSLRESALKKVFAGISTLREINRVTFVE, via the coding sequence ATGTTGCCGTCGGCGGAGGAAACCGACCACGAACTAGCCGCCGCGCGTGAGTTAGCGCGACGCTACCGACTGGAGTTTGTAGACCTCACCACCGCTGCGCTCGACTATGAACTCATTCATAGCCACCCGGTGGATTTGATGACCCGCTTCAAGTTCATCCCTCTGCGGCGGGAAAACGGACGGCTCTTCGTCGCCATGGCCGATCCGACCAATCTCGACGCGCTGGATGAACTGTCAGCGCAGTTGAAAGTGCGCATCAAGCCCGCCGTCGCCACTCGCTCCGCTATTGAAAACGCGCTGCGGCGTGGCGACTCCGCCCAGCGCGTTCTGCAAGACACCACCGAGTCCTTCCGCATCAAACTGGTCAAAGAAACTGAGCAGGGCGAACAAGACCTTGACCTCGATCGCCTCACCGACGAGACCGCCCCGGTCATCAAGCTGGTAGATACCATTATTCTGACGGCGCTTGAACGGCGCGTGTCCGACATTCACATCGAGGCCTACGAGTCGGAAGTTCACGTCAAGTACCGCATTGACGGCGCGCTCTATCCGGCGATGCCGCCGATTGACGCGAGCTATCATCAGATGCTCATTTCGCGCATCAAGGTCATGTCGGAACTCGACATCGCCGAACGGCGCACGCCGCAGGATGGGCGTTTCCGCGTCCGAGTTAAGGGCCGGACAATTGACTTTCGCGTGTCAATCATCCCGGCCGCGTTCGGCGAAAACTGCGTCATCCGCATTCTCGACAAAGAGCAAATCAACGAAGCGTTTCGGGAACTGACGCTCAACGTTGTCGGTTTCGACCCCAACGACCTAGCGCGCTTCCGCCGTTTCATTTCCGAACCGTACGGGATGGTGCTGGTGACGGGGCCGACCGGCTCCGGCAAAACGACGACGCTCTACGCCGCGCTGAACGAAATCGCCAACCCGGAAGATAAAATCATCACAATTGAAGACCCGGTGGAATACCAACTGCGCGGCATTATGCAGATTCCCGTCAACGAGAAGAAGGGACTGACGTTCGCCCGTGGTTTGCGCGCCATTCTGCGGCATGACCCGGATAAGATCATGGTCGGCGAAATCCGCGATACGGAAACCGCCCAAATCGCCATTAACGCCGCGCTGACCGGGCATTTGGTGTTTACGACTGTCCACGCTAACAACGTCATTGACGTTATCGGCCGATTCGTCAACATGGGCGTCGAAGTGTACAACTTCGTCAGTTCGCTCAACTGCGTGCTGGCACAGCGTCTGATTCGGCAGCTCTGCCCGCGCTGCAAGCGTCGGTATCAGCCGACGGATCGGGAACTGGAAGACGCCGGTCTCAATCCGAGCAAGTTTCGTGACCAAGTGTTTTACGAAGCAGTGGGTTGCCCGGAATGCAATGGGACAGGCTACCGGGGGCGTACCGCCATTCACGAGATGTTGGGCGTGACGGATCGCATCCGGGAACTCATTCTCGACCGCCGCCCCGGTTCGGAAATTCGCCGGGCGGCGCGTGAGGAGGGATTGGGTTCGTTGCGTGAATCGGCCTTGAAAAAAGTTTTTGCAGGGATTTCTACCCTGCGCGAAATCAACCGCGTGACGTTTGTTGAGTAG
- a CDS encoding type II secretion system GspH family protein has protein sequence MRKRWLIARMGNQRRRSERPCERFDQQRCAGLSEVGSSLLEMIITLAILAVLTSAALPLARTAARSRQEAELRRALREIRFAIDRYKEFHDQTGGQRIPVELRTTSGYPKKLEVLYEGFVPAGNVDGKKIFFLRRLPIDPMTGKADWQTRSSTGDPDSALSSGDDVFDVRSRSTATALDGTRYNEW, from the coding sequence ATGCGCAAACGATGGCTGATTGCCCGTATGGGCAATCAACGGCGGCGGAGTGAGCGACCATGCGAACGCTTTGACCAGCAGCGGTGCGCCGGTCTAAGCGAAGTCGGTTCTTCGCTGCTGGAGATGATCATTACGCTCGCCATCCTAGCTGTGTTGACTAGCGCCGCCTTGCCGCTGGCGCGGACGGCCGCCCGCAGCCGTCAAGAAGCCGAACTGCGACGGGCGCTGCGTGAAATCCGCTTTGCCATTGACCGTTACAAAGAGTTCCATGACCAAACCGGTGGGCAGCGCATTCCTGTCGAACTCCGGACGACCAGCGGCTATCCAAAGAAGTTGGAAGTGTTGTATGAGGGCTTTGTCCCGGCAGGGAATGTGGACGGCAAGAAAATCTTTTTCCTCCGCCGCCTGCCGATTGATCCGATGACCGGCAAGGCTGACTGGCAAACACGTAGTTCGACAGGTGACCCTGATTCGGCGTTGTCCTCCGGCGATGATGTGTTTGATGTCCGGTCGCGCTCGACGGCGACGGCTTTAGATGGAACTCGCTACAACGAATGGTAA
- a CDS encoding type II secretion system GspH family protein, producing MLRAARKNRGFTLLELVMVMTIMMILLTVSIPIYRTLLLRARETVLRDNLFKMRDAINRYSYDKNRAPETLKDLERAKYLREIPIDPITQSRDTWVVRLEDEPVVPSAPRGIVDVFSGAEGVGSDGVPYSEW from the coding sequence ATGTTGCGTGCGGCACGAAAAAACCGTGGTTTTACCCTGCTGGAACTCGTCATGGTGATGACCATCATGATGATTCTTCTCACGGTCAGCATTCCCATCTACCGTACCTTGTTGCTGCGGGCGCGCGAAACCGTTCTCCGCGACAACCTTTTCAAGATGCGCGACGCCATCAATCGCTACAGCTACGACAAGAACCGTGCGCCGGAAACGCTCAAAGACCTCGAACGAGCCAAGTACCTGCGCGAAATTCCGATTGATCCCATCACGCAGAGCCGTGATACCTGGGTGGTGCGGCTGGAGGATGAGCCGGTCGTTCCTTCCGCGCCGCGTGGGATTGTGGATGTCTTCAGCGGCGCGGAAGGCGTCGGCAGCGACGGCGTTCCCTACAGCGAGTGGTAA
- a CDS encoding M20/M25/M40 family metallo-hydrolase, producing the protein MVVVQPAPEAVVQTLWETPLVERLRTYFAATADAVTREHIALTEIPAPPFHEAKRAEFLAERLRESGLPTVRRDAEGNVIGCLPGTDPAQPPMVLAAHLDTVFPPETDVTVRFQGKRLCAPGIADNACGLAGLLALARAFVRHDVQLAGSVWFVGTVGEEGPGNLRGVRALVNESPHMCCFIALDGPGIERITCRAIGARRFRVTFGGPGGHSWANFGTVNPIHALGEFVHLVRRFSLRRGMTCTVASVDGGGVINAIPTEAHADLDCRAYTDADLEQLETEVRLAAVQAQQAEMEAATQCSRLTATVQRLGDRPAGETPRTTMLVRCAVAATRLCGRRPVLDSGSTDANVPMARGIPAIAIGAGGAYGGCHTLEEWYEPVGRPQALTRAALLLLALDQAANQPAE; encoded by the coding sequence GTGGTCGTTGTGCAACCTGCGCCGGAGGCTGTTGTTCAGACATTGTGGGAGACGCCGCTGGTTGAGCGGCTGAGAACCTATTTTGCCGCAACCGCCGATGCTGTCACGCGCGAGCACATTGCCCTCACAGAGATTCCAGCGCCGCCGTTTCACGAGGCCAAGCGCGCCGAGTTTCTGGCGGAGCGCCTACGTGAGAGTGGTTTACCAACGGTGCGCAGGGATGCTGAGGGAAACGTCATAGGGTGTCTGCCTGGCACAGACCCTGCACAACCACCAATGGTTTTGGCGGCGCACCTCGACACGGTTTTTCCGCCAGAAACAGATGTGACGGTACGCTTTCAGGGTAAACGTCTTTGCGCGCCGGGGATCGCCGACAACGCTTGTGGGTTAGCCGGGTTGCTGGCGTTGGCGCGGGCCTTTGTCCGTCACGATGTCCAGCTGGCTGGGTCAGTGTGGTTTGTCGGCACGGTCGGCGAAGAAGGGCCGGGAAATCTGCGTGGCGTGCGCGCGCTGGTGAATGAGTCGCCGCACATGTGCTGCTTCATTGCGCTTGACGGCCCTGGCATCGAACGCATCACCTGTCGCGCAATTGGCGCGCGCCGCTTCCGGGTGACGTTCGGCGGCCCCGGCGGGCACTCGTGGGCGAACTTTGGCACGGTAAATCCAATCCATGCGCTGGGGGAGTTCGTCCATCTGGTGCGCCGGTTTTCACTGCGGCGTGGAATGACGTGCACTGTGGCGTCTGTTGACGGCGGCGGCGTCATCAACGCCATTCCAACTGAAGCCCATGCCGATCTGGACTGTCGAGCGTACACGGACGCCGATCTTGAGCAGCTAGAAACCGAAGTGCGCTTGGCGGCTGTTCAGGCGCAGCAAGCGGAGATGGAAGCGGCGACGCAATGCAGTCGGCTGACAGCGACGGTACAGCGGTTGGGCGACCGGCCGGCCGGCGAAACGCCGCGGACGACAATGTTGGTGCGCTGCGCCGTCGCCGCCACTCGGCTGTGCGGTCGGCGGCCCGTGCTGGATAGCGGCTCAACGGACGCCAACGTACCGATGGCGCGCGGCATTCCGGCGATTGCCATTGGCGCGGGCGGCGCGTATGGGGGCTGTCACACGCTGGAGGAGTGGTATGAACCAGTCGGGCGACCGCAGGCGCTCACCCGCGCGGCGCTGTTGCTGCTTGCTCTTGATCAGGCGGCAAACCAACCGGCGGAATGA
- a CDS encoding EVE domain-containing protein: MPRYWLLKSEPSVFSIDDLRRSPKQTTSWEGVRNYQARNFLRDEMQVGDLAFFYHSNAAPPGIVGVVEVVRAGYPDHTAFDPDSRYYDPGSDPARPVWFMVDVRLVRVFPRMVSLDELKRTPGLEKMLVIRRGMRLSVQPVTEDEWRIVLSLVDDARK, translated from the coding sequence ATGCCGCGTTACTGGTTGCTCAAGTCTGAACCCAGCGTGTTTTCAATTGACGACCTGCGCCGGTCACCCAAACAGACGACAAGTTGGGAGGGCGTACGGAACTATCAAGCGCGGAACTTTCTCCGCGACGAAATGCAGGTCGGCGACTTGGCGTTTTTCTACCACAGCAACGCTGCGCCGCCGGGTATTGTCGGTGTGGTCGAGGTCGTGCGCGCCGGCTATCCCGATCATACGGCGTTTGATCCAGATAGTCGCTACTACGATCCCGGAAGCGATCCGGCGCGGCCGGTTTGGTTTATGGTGGATGTCCGGTTGGTTCGGGTATTCCCTCGAATGGTTTCGCTCGATGAACTCAAACGGACGCCGGGGTTGGAGAAAATGCTGGTCATACGGCGCGGCATGCGGCTTTCCGTGCAACCTGTCACCGAAGACGAATGGCGCATTGTGTTGTCGCTGGTTGACGACGCGCGGAAGTAA
- a CDS encoding UvrD-helicase domain-containing protein, which yields MSHLLDGLNPEQRAAVTTTEGPLLVIAGAGSGKTRVIVHRIAYLLDQGLARPEQILAVTFTNKAALEMKERVHQLVPASRRRGELLISTFHSFCVRVLRRHLDRFGGAYTRDFTIYDTDDQGRLIKACLKELGLDDKQYPPRAMQYGISAAKNRGETPETLAPNGDPKRDALIKTFRLYEARMAAANALDFDDLLLLTVRLLRRFQDVADDYNDRFRYILIDEYQDTNPPQFNLVRLLTQRHQNLCVVGDPDQSIYGFRAADIRNILDFERHYPQAKTIVLAQNYRSTKTILDAANAVIQNNRARRKKDLVTQNAVGEPIRFFVAANAEEEADFVVREIIAWRRRYEHLPPEETRAAVLYRTNAQSRLFEEACRRWGVPYVLVGGFSFYERAEIKDALAYLRLLLNPHDDAAFDRVVNVPPRGVGKATLELLAARAASDGVSRWTAMTHLLEEGGLGARALTALSGFMALIQSLQAMLGAARLADVVQAVVTRSGYADMLKQEGTLEAESRRQNLDELISAAAEADERGEQLREFLDRAALVADTDNLVDDAQVTLMTVHSAKGLEFPLVMVAGLEEGLFPHARAAYNDDDLEEERRLFYVAVTRAKRQLYLTHAERRRVYGEETLTDPSRFLSEIPEALLVDARQARPEARQRTTMTEVSGRGWGRPKLFAVERTKRAAARDATGFKVGDRVEHAAYGTGQVVRVADGKLDIAFPGKGIKRFVAEAAPLTKIS from the coding sequence ATGAGCCATCTACTGGACGGTCTCAATCCTGAACAACGCGCGGCCGTGACGACGACCGAGGGCCCGTTGCTGGTCATTGCCGGCGCAGGTTCAGGCAAAACGCGCGTCATTGTTCACCGCATCGCCTACTTGCTTGACCAAGGGTTGGCGCGGCCGGAGCAAATTTTGGCTGTGACGTTCACCAACAAAGCCGCGCTCGAAATGAAGGAGCGGGTGCATCAGCTCGTACCGGCTTCGCGGCGACGCGGCGAACTGCTGATTTCGACCTTCCACAGCTTTTGCGTTCGCGTACTGCGCCGTCACCTTGACCGCTTCGGCGGCGCTTACACCCGCGATTTCACGATTTACGACACCGACGATCAGGGGCGGCTCATCAAGGCTTGTCTCAAGGAGCTTGGGCTGGACGACAAGCAGTATCCGCCGCGCGCCATGCAGTACGGTATCAGCGCCGCTAAGAATCGGGGTGAGACGCCGGAGACGCTTGCGCCGAACGGTGACCCCAAGCGCGACGCTCTGATCAAGACGTTTCGGCTGTATGAGGCGCGCATGGCGGCGGCGAACGCGCTGGATTTTGACGATCTGCTGTTGTTGACCGTCCGTCTGCTGCGTCGTTTCCAAGATGTCGCCGACGACTACAACGACCGTTTTCGCTACATCTTGATTGACGAGTACCAAGACACCAACCCGCCGCAGTTCAATCTCGTTCGATTGCTGACGCAGCGACACCAAAACCTGTGCGTGGTTGGAGACCCTGATCAGTCCATCTATGGGTTTCGAGCGGCGGACATTCGCAACATCTTGGATTTTGAGCGGCACTACCCGCAGGCGAAGACGATTGTGCTGGCGCAGAACTACCGTTCGACCAAAACGATTCTCGACGCCGCCAACGCCGTGATTCAAAACAACCGGGCGCGACGCAAAAAAGACCTTGTGACGCAAAACGCGGTTGGAGAGCCGATCCGATTTTTTGTGGCCGCGAACGCCGAAGAGGAAGCCGATTTCGTGGTGCGGGAAATCATCGCTTGGCGACGCCGTTATGAGCATCTGCCGCCGGAAGAGACGCGCGCCGCTGTCCTGTACCGCACCAACGCTCAGTCGCGGTTGTTTGAAGAGGCCTGTCGGCGGTGGGGTGTGCCGTATGTGTTGGTCGGCGGCTTTTCGTTCTACGAGCGGGCGGAAATCAAAGACGCGCTGGCTTATCTGCGTCTGCTGCTCAATCCGCACGACGACGCCGCGTTTGACCGGGTGGTGAATGTTCCTCCACGGGGCGTCGGCAAGGCGACGTTGGAGTTGTTGGCGGCGCGCGCGGCTAGCGACGGCGTCTCACGCTGGACGGCAATGACACACCTGCTAGAGGAAGGCGGGCTAGGGGCGCGTGCGCTGACAGCGCTCAGCGGTTTCATGGCGCTCATCCAGTCGCTGCAGGCGATGCTGGGGGCGGCCAGGTTGGCCGATGTGGTTCAGGCGGTTGTCACGCGCTCCGGCTATGCTGACATGCTGAAGCAGGAGGGCACACTGGAGGCCGAAAGTCGCCGGCAGAACCTTGATGAACTCATTTCGGCGGCGGCCGAAGCCGACGAGCGCGGCGAACAGCTGCGTGAGTTTTTGGATCGGGCGGCGCTGGTCGCCGATACCGACAACCTTGTGGACGACGCACAGGTGACGTTGATGACGGTTCACAGCGCCAAGGGTTTGGAGTTTCCACTGGTGATGGTCGCAGGGTTGGAAGAGGGCTTGTTCCCGCATGCACGCGCGGCGTACAACGATGATGATCTAGAAGAAGAGCGTCGCCTGTTTTACGTCGCCGTGACGCGCGCCAAGCGACAACTCTATCTGACGCATGCTGAGCGTCGTCGGGTATACGGTGAGGAGACGCTCACTGATCCGTCGCGTTTCCTGAGCGAAATACCAGAAGCTTTGCTGGTGGATGCGCGGCAAGCGAGGCCCGAGGCGCGTCAGAGAACAACCATGACCGAGGTCAGCGGTCGGGGTTGGGGGAGACCGAAGCTGTTTGCCGTGGAAAGGACGAAGCGGGCGGCGGCTAGGGACGCTACAGGCTTCAAGGTCGGCGACCGAGTGGAACATGCCGCCTATGGAACCGGGCAGGTTGTGCGTGTCGCCGACGGCAAACTTGACATTGCTTTCCCGGGCAAAGGCATCAAGCGTTTTGTCGCGGAAGCCGCGCCGCTGACTAAGATCAGTTAA